A portion of the Streptomyces platensis genome contains these proteins:
- a CDS encoding response regulator, whose protein sequence is MIRVLLAEDQSMVREALAALLSLEDDLEVVAQAARGDEVLPAAREHAVDVALLDIEMPGLNGLDAAAALRDALPAVKTVILTTFGRPGYLRRAMEAGADAFLVKDAPAARLADAIRRVLRGERVIDPALAAAALADGASPLTEREREVLLTAADGATNADIAATLQLSPGTVRNYLSTAIQKTGARNRTEAVRTARDKGWL, encoded by the coding sequence ATGATCAGAGTGCTGCTGGCGGAGGACCAGTCGATGGTCCGCGAGGCGCTGGCCGCGCTGCTGTCGCTGGAGGACGATCTGGAGGTCGTCGCCCAGGCGGCGCGCGGCGACGAAGTCCTCCCCGCCGCACGGGAGCACGCGGTGGACGTCGCCCTCCTGGACATCGAGATGCCCGGACTGAACGGACTGGACGCCGCGGCCGCACTGCGCGACGCACTGCCCGCGGTCAAGACCGTCATCCTCACCACCTTCGGCCGCCCCGGCTATCTGCGCCGCGCCATGGAAGCCGGCGCCGACGCCTTCCTGGTCAAGGACGCTCCGGCGGCCCGGCTCGCCGACGCGATACGGCGCGTGCTGCGCGGCGAGCGGGTCATCGACCCGGCGCTGGCGGCGGCCGCGCTCGCCGACGGCGCCAGCCCGCTGACCGAGCGCGAGCGCGAGGTGCTGCTGACGGCCGCCGACGGCGCCACCAACGCCGACATCGCCGCCACGCTCCAGCTGTCCCCGGGCACGGTCCGCAACTACCTCTCCACCGCCATCCAGAAAACGGGCGCCCGCAACCGCACCGAGGCGGTCCGCACGGCCCGCGACAAGGGCTGGCTGTAG
- a CDS encoding GNAT family N-acetyltransferase, translating to MEFLAGGRAEVRITRADVGKRVSVRRLTGGGAGVPPFTDAVGVLTSWDQGVLSITRRSGETVRIEESSLVAAKVVPDRPATARHGAARPSSGEPARRRGPAATARELQTVAARGWPAVETAHLGEWTLRASGGFTRRANSVLPLGDPGVPLEVALERIGQWYDERGLPPLIMVATGQADTDERLAAELAERGWTGERHTTVRIAALAPLADTDADTGGVTLSREPGAEWLALYNRTGEAAASEEATRIARQVLTGGPSVWFATVAGADGGTAAIGRLVVDGRWAGFAALEVAPAARRQGLATLVMTALAERALEEGASAAYLQVEADNADALAFYGRLGFTEHHGYHYRRARPGGRR from the coding sequence ATGGAATTCCTGGCCGGCGGACGCGCGGAGGTCCGGATCACCCGTGCTGACGTGGGCAAAAGGGTATCCGTCCGGCGTCTGACCGGGGGTGGTGCGGGGGTTCCCCCGTTCACCGACGCGGTCGGCGTTCTCACATCCTGGGATCAAGGTGTGCTGAGCATCACACGGCGCAGTGGCGAGACCGTACGGATCGAGGAGTCCTCGCTGGTGGCCGCGAAGGTGGTGCCGGACCGTCCCGCGACCGCCCGGCACGGGGCCGCGCGGCCGTCCTCGGGAGAGCCGGCCCGGCGGCGGGGGCCCGCCGCAACCGCCCGCGAGCTCCAGACCGTCGCGGCCCGCGGCTGGCCCGCCGTGGAGACGGCACATCTCGGGGAGTGGACGCTGCGGGCCTCCGGAGGTTTCACCCGCCGCGCCAATTCCGTGCTGCCGCTCGGCGACCCCGGGGTCCCGCTGGAGGTGGCACTGGAGCGGATCGGCCAGTGGTATGACGAGCGTGGTCTGCCGCCGTTGATCATGGTCGCCACCGGGCAGGCCGATACCGATGAACGGCTGGCCGCGGAGCTGGCGGAGCGCGGCTGGACCGGCGAGCGGCACACCACCGTCCGGATCGCGGCGCTGGCGCCGCTCGCCGACACCGACGCCGACACCGGTGGCGTCACGCTGTCCCGCGAGCCCGGCGCGGAGTGGCTGGCGCTGTACAACCGGACGGGCGAGGCCGCCGCGTCGGAGGAGGCCACCCGGATCGCCCGGCAGGTGCTGACCGGCGGGCCGTCGGTGTGGTTCGCGACGGTGGCCGGCGCGGACGGCGGGACGGCGGCGATCGGCCGGCTGGTCGTCGACGGGCGCTGGGCGGGCTTCGCGGCGCTGGAGGTGGCCCCGGCCGCACGGCGCCAGGGGCTGGCCACGCTGGTGATGACGGCGCTCGCCGAGCGGGCCCTGGAAGAGGGCGCCTCGGCCGCGTATCTCCAGGTCGAGGCCGACAACGCGGACGCGCTCGCGTTCTACGGCCGGCTGGGCTTCACCGAGCACCACGGCTATCACTACCGGCGTGCCCGGCCCGGCGGCCGGCGCTGA
- a CDS encoding PP2C family protein-serine/threonine phosphatase has translation MPADRSTERGAWTPVLLILAILLVALLDATTGPELHISAFLGIAPLYAALRCSFRRTLLVAAVFLVCLIYIDLFTVPDWGPASRVVGIFGACLAAVFSLVLCRTRLEREALHARTRLVADTVQRAMLRELPLSAGAVEAYGFYVSAQEGARVGGDIYEAIDTPHGLRLMIGDVQGKGMPAIGAGVEVLASFREAAQYQESLESVAERMEQALIRHNARSVEQGADERFVTALLLEIRSAAGAPQGRVLSCGHIPYYLVRHGEVTERRDGEGGLPLGLGMLGGGPRHSVRIHPDPDDWIVLCTDGVTEARGKDGEFYPLAERLAGWTDLEPPELARTLRADLESFTGGDLKDDATALVIRRTPAATQLSMARAAAA, from the coding sequence ATGCCTGCCGACCGATCCACCGAGCGCGGCGCCTGGACTCCCGTGCTGCTCATCCTGGCGATCCTCCTCGTCGCCCTGCTCGACGCGACGACCGGCCCGGAACTGCACATCTCGGCCTTCCTGGGCATCGCCCCGCTGTACGCCGCGCTGCGCTGCTCGTTCCGGCGGACGCTCCTGGTGGCGGCCGTCTTCCTCGTGTGCCTGATCTACATCGACCTCTTCACGGTGCCCGACTGGGGCCCGGCCAGCCGGGTCGTCGGGATCTTCGGCGCCTGCCTGGCGGCCGTCTTCTCCCTGGTGCTGTGCCGCACCCGTCTGGAGCGGGAGGCCCTGCACGCCCGGACGCGGCTGGTCGCCGACACCGTGCAGCGGGCGATGCTGCGCGAGCTGCCGCTCAGCGCCGGCGCGGTCGAGGCGTACGGCTTCTATGTCTCCGCCCAGGAGGGGGCCCGGGTCGGCGGCGACATCTACGAGGCCATCGACACCCCGCACGGCCTCCGGCTGATGATCGGCGACGTACAGGGCAAGGGCATGCCGGCGATCGGGGCGGGCGTCGAGGTGCTGGCGTCGTTCCGGGAGGCCGCGCAGTACCAGGAATCGCTGGAGTCGGTGGCCGAGCGCATGGAGCAGGCGCTGATCCGGCACAACGCCCGCTCCGTCGAGCAGGGCGCCGACGAGCGCTTCGTCACGGCACTGCTGCTGGAGATCCGCAGCGCGGCCGGTGCGCCGCAGGGGCGGGTGCTGTCCTGCGGCCACATCCCGTATTACCTGGTGCGCCACGGCGAGGTCACCGAGCGCCGGGACGGCGAGGGCGGTCTGCCGCTCGGCCTGGGCATGCTCGGCGGCGGGCCCCGGCACAGCGTCCGCATCCACCCCGATCCCGACGACTGGATCGTGCTGTGCACGGACGGGGTGACCGAGGCGCGCGGCAAGGACGGTGAGTTCTACCCGCTGGCCGAGCGGCTGGCCGGGTGGACGGACCTGGAGCCCCCGGAGCTGGCCCGTACCCTCCGCGCCGATTTGGAGAGCTTCACCGGCGGCGACCTGAAGGACGACGCGACCGCACTGGTCATCCGCCGTACCCCGGCCGCCACTCAGTTGAGCATGGCCCGGGCCGCCGCGGCCTGA
- the fdxA gene encoding ferredoxin, whose translation MTYVIAQPCVDVKDKACIEECPVDCIYEGSRSLYIHPDECVDCGACEPVCPVEAIFYEDDTPEEWKDYYKANVEFFDELGSPGGASKLGLIERDHPFIAALPPQNQ comes from the coding sequence GTGACCTACGTCATCGCGCAGCCTTGTGTCGACGTCAAGGACAAGGCGTGCATCGAGGAGTGCCCGGTCGACTGCATCTACGAGGGCTCCCGGTCCTTGTACATCCACCCGGACGAATGCGTCGACTGTGGTGCCTGTGAACCGGTCTGCCCGGTCGAGGCGATCTTCTACGAGGACGACACCCCGGAGGAGTGGAAGGACTACTACAAGGCGAATGTGGAGTTCTTCGACGAGCTCGGCTCGCCCGGCGGCGCCAGCAAGCTCGGTCTGATCGAGCGGGACCACCCCTTCATCGCGGCCCTGCCGCCGCAGAACCAGTAA
- a CDS encoding transglutaminase-like domain-containing protein: MPQEPEPERDDARAARRQQFAEAARAERPDLALLCLLIGAEADPALDEAGRDAAQIELDRLAGLLPYAPAGGPGAWARNLAELLGTRCGFGGSPADYRRLESSLLHEVLRRRRGLPILLSVVWMEVARRAGAPVYGVALPGHFVVGFGDPAGSHVLADPFAGGRPLTGEDAELLVAGATGEQLSAQMMTPADPLEIVLRMLNNIRAWAQARPEHSAVQLWALELSLLLPSHPARLRHERAQLLVQRGEFLAGAAELEEYARVVEAVDPAGALAIRRQAAAARAMLN; the protein is encoded by the coding sequence ATGCCCCAGGAACCCGAGCCGGAGCGGGACGACGCCCGCGCCGCACGGCGGCAGCAGTTCGCCGAGGCCGCGCGGGCCGAGCGGCCCGATCTGGCGCTGCTGTGTCTGCTGATCGGTGCCGAGGCCGATCCCGCGCTGGACGAGGCGGGCCGTGACGCGGCGCAGATCGAACTGGACCGGCTGGCCGGGCTGCTGCCGTACGCTCCGGCCGGGGGCCCCGGGGCCTGGGCCCGCAACCTCGCCGAGCTGCTCGGCACCCGGTGCGGCTTCGGCGGCTCGCCCGCCGACTACCGGCGGCTGGAGTCCTCGCTGCTGCACGAGGTGCTGCGGCGGCGCCGGGGTCTGCCGATCCTGCTGTCGGTGGTGTGGATGGAGGTCGCCCGGCGGGCCGGTGCCCCGGTGTACGGGGTGGCGCTGCCGGGCCATTTCGTCGTCGGCTTCGGCGATCCGGCCGGCAGCCATGTGCTGGCCGATCCGTTCGCCGGCGGCCGGCCGCTCACCGGCGAGGACGCGGAGCTGCTGGTCGCGGGGGCGACCGGGGAGCAGCTGAGCGCGCAGATGATGACGCCCGCCGATCCGCTGGAGATCGTGCTGCGGATGCTCAACAACATCCGGGCCTGGGCGCAGGCCCGCCCGGAGCACAGCGCGGTGCAGCTGTGGGCGCTGGAGCTGTCGCTGCTGCTGCCGAGCCATCCGGCGCGGCTGCGCCATGAGCGTGCCCAACTGCTGGTCCAGCGCGGTGAGTTCCTGGCCGGGGCGGCCGAGCTGGAGGAGTACGCCCGGGTGGTGGAGGCCGTCGACCCGGCCGGGGCGCTCGCGATACGGCGTCAGGCCGCGGCGGCCCGGGCCATGCTCAACTGA